Genomic window (Penaeus vannamei isolate JL-2024 chromosome 22, ASM4276789v1, whole genome shotgun sequence):
gagagagagagagagagtatgcgtttatacacatatggatgcacacatacccacacacatatctatttattcattcatatatatatatatatatatatatatatatatatatatatatatatatatatatatatatatatatatatatatatatatatatatatatatatatatatatatatatatatatatatatatatatatatattcatacacgcatgtatactatgtatatctaccttacacacacaaacacacacacgcacaaacacacaaacgcacacacacacacacatatatatagagagaataagatattTGATATAgctaaagatataaatagatgtttgtataaacataaacactgaAATATCTAAACATGCGTacttgaatacatacatgtatatgcacatatacgtacatgtagagAACTATTCTGTATACCAGTAATGTGAAATGGTTCGAGTTATTATAAACTTTTAAAGTCATTAGCGGATGGCTTGATGGACACCTGCAGTCACTTAGTACCTCTTCTTGCTGAATCACGCTGTCGTCCCCCTTTGAAGACCGGCCAACAGATCAGACCAAGGATTTCGTCTTTATTTACCCTTGGATGAAAGCTGACATTTATAtaacaaaggagaaaggaaaaaccgTGTGAAGGCTATCCTGAAGTGTGTCGCAGGAGCATGAAGTCAGTATATATATGGCATCAACTGGACACAAGATATCGACTTCCAACATGAAACTCCTGGTGAGTAATGCCCAGTTCATTCTTTTAGAATGTCGTGTGGAATTACATTACCTTATAACTGAGTATGCGAATTGACAAAAAACCTTTCTTAGGTTCTAGCACTCGCGGCTGCTGTGTCTGCTGCCCCACAAGGATATGATCTATCCACGCCCTCTGGCTCGTCTTTTAGTGCAGGGAATTGTGGCGATGGACAAGTGCGACACGTGGATGGAAGCTGCGTCACACCGCAGGTGAACAGCCGTGTGTTCCTGTACGATGTGCCAGCAAACGAAGGTGTTGTCAATCGGCCAGACTACATTCCAGAGCCTAAATTGGAACGCAATATCATTTTTGTGAGACTTCCCGATGGCGCTCAAGGACCAGAACCCATCGTCGTACCACCGCCACAACAGCAACACGTGGTGTATGTCCTGAACAAGCAGTCTGAACAAGACCAGCGAGTGATCGAGGTTCCTGCACCACCACAATCGAACCCCGAAGTGTTCTTCGTGAACTACGCAGAAGGAGAGAACCCGACTCTTCCCAGCGGAGTAGACCTCCAGACGGCGCTGAGTTCAGCTTCCCAGGGCGGCGGTCAagttgttggaggtggtggtgttggaggaggaatcGGAGGTGGTATCGGAGGCGGAATCGACGGCGGTATTGGAGGCACTGGAGGTGGAATTGGTGGCGGTTCTGGAGGTGTTATTGGCGGCGGTTCTGGAGGTGTTATTGGCGGCGGTATCGGAGGTGGAATTGGCGGCGGTATCGGAGGTGGAATTGGCGGCGGTATCGGAGGTGGAATTGGCGGCGGTATCGGAGGTGGAATTGGCGGCGGTATCGGAGGTGGAATTGGCGGCGGTATCGGAGGTGGAATTGGCGGCGGTATCGGAGGTGGAATTGGCGGCGGTATCGGAGGTAGAATTGGCGGCGGTATTGGAGGCactggaggtggaagtggtggcggTTCTGGAAGTGGAATTGGCGGTGGCATCGGAGGTGGAATTGGCGGCGGTATCGGAGGTGGGACAGGAGGTAGA
Coding sequences:
- the LOC138865755 gene encoding TATA-binding protein-associated factor 2N-like — its product is MKLLVLALAAAVSAAPQGYDLSTPSGSSFSAGNCGDGQVRHVDGSCVTPQVNSRVFLYDVPANEGVVNRPDYIPEPKLERNIIFVRLPDGAQGPEPIVVPPPQQQHVVYVLNKQSEQDQRVIEVPAPPQSNPEVFFVNYAEGENPTLPSGVDLQTALSSASQGGGQVVGGGGVGGGIGGGIGGGIDGGIGGTGGGIGGGSGGVIGGGSGGVIGGGIGGGIGGGIGGGIGGGIGGGIGGGIGGGIGGGIGGGIGGGIGGGIGGGIGGGIGGGIGGRIGGGIGGTGGGSGGGSGSGIGGGIGGGIGGGIGGGTGGRIGGGNEGGTYNAPTKDYSPPSNIYTTP